The Diabrotica undecimpunctata isolate CICGRU chromosome 3, icDiaUnde3, whole genome shotgun sequence genome includes the window ctttttttcgttcttattttttttagtattttatcCTTGATCAGGTTAAATAATAGAGGCTTCAGATAATCCCCCTGCTTtgtcccattgccagctttaatcaGATCAGAGagttttcttctacttcttctacttttaattttattgttttgttctgGTAGATATTTGCAATCGTTTTTATTATTCTTAGACGTATCACTCTTGCATACAATAATTGGATAACCTTTAATTTGACCGGTCAAATACATTCTTAATGTCCACGAATCActgatatgccggtttgttgtattctaataatttctcttgcacttgcctcattataaatatagcgtcggtatATCAGTCAGTCagtcttcccgacctaaaacattgttgtttttctgttagtaatataaagcaaactttattcagtttatttattatcactttggttgtttattttagtgttattttgtGTTTAATTAGCCAAATTCTCTgcaattttccgggtccgatttgtctcccttgttgaagagaagtattagggtgcttgatctccattctcgAGGAATTGTATTTTCTTCTATTAAGTATTTTTTGGATTACTTTTAGTAGTTgcttggtcagatctggtcctccgtactttaggagttcgttcggtattctgtcctctcctgatgattttttggtttttaattctCTTTGTGCTTTTTATACCTCTTTCTCCTCAGTATATGTCGAAAGTAGTCTGTCCAGGTTTACTTctcaatatattttatttttattagttcattCATCTCTTTCCTTTGTCCTTTAATcattttccatatttctttttgtattccgtagaagtcgtgttccatctgttgtGAGGAGCTCTGCCagtgtttatttttatttgtctaactaaaatatttgttacatttctaatttatttatagtggttgtatgtctGTTGTGTTTATTATgatctgtattgtaaaaaggcttacTTCTTTTCTACACATTTTATCTTCACTTGCTCACTGAACCGTAGGGTTTTCTTTTTTggtatgttagtgttcgttactttcctcgcCCCAAGTGATTCTCTTACtgtgttatattatttttgaGATTTTTTCCAGCTTTTCCACAATTTTCACAAAGTATCATATTTAACTCATCTAGAACAACAGACAAAAGGACAAAATATTGATACTGGACAAATTTAACTACTGTCGTTGTCGATGAGGAAAATGCTTCAACGACGAATATCAATATCaacgtttttaaatttttttttttgaacagAATACAAATTTCAGCAAAAAAGCCTAACCAAATTTACTTAAAATCGCGAGCAAGACAGAAACGAGAACATGGCATTagcattttgtaaatattttctttaaaaaatgtgaGCAAAATGTTCCTATAGCAACAAACATCGGGTTAAATTAGAAACGATAATACATTACATATAAATGTGAGAGAGACGATAGAAGAGTATTgaattcaaaaaaatttaaaatgttgacaGTGTAAAACTCTACTTAAAAGTGAGATTTAACTTGTTTTGTCGGCTCATTATTTAAAGACTTTAGTTATCCAATTTTATACAGGACTATAGGATGCATCTGGTATACAAACAGAAAATAACAGGACCAGGAAAAGCCCTGAAACTGAAGTCCTTCAAGTGCTGGTATGTAATTTTTGACAAGGAATAAATTATTGATGTATGTGTAACAGAGAACATAAAATGTGAGACTTAAgcaaatttaatacattttaaaataaaaacctttccAGTCAATTATAATATAGTACAAACACGCCAGATATTCTCAAAATATTTCAGATTAAAATACTAAGTTAATCTTACCGGTATAGTTTCCTCCCATAATCCATACATCCTTAATCTTAGCAGCCAAGTCGTCATAAAGTTTAAGCGATAAAGCCAAATTAGTTAGTGGTCCGACGCAGATTAGTGAAACTGCATTAGGGTGTGCGTCTACTATGTCGTGTATTGCTACAGCTGCTGGTGTCTTACTGACTATTGAAAGATCTGGATCTGAGTCATAATATAGGTCTCCAAGACCATCTTCACCGTGATAGCGTTCTATATTATCTAAAAGTATTAATTCACGTCTAGCTCCTTTGAATACCGGAatctacaaataaaaaattattttgttatttatactTTTTAAGATACCAATTGTTTACTATTCAAGCAATTCAATACAAGAAACTTGATAATTATTAAGTTTTGGGGATGTTGAGATAAGAGGGCGAAAATAAACATTGATATCAATAGTGATATCGTGCAGAAATAGCACGATATCTAAACgatacaatattaaaaaaagaaaatattaacatTAGAGAATACCCATCAAAAACTGTACAATTAGTGCAAATAAAAGAAAACTGTTCTTGTATGTGTCATACGTAGCACAACTGAGAGAATAAGTAGAGGGAGAGGAAACAGCTCTGATTCTCCTAGGAAAATTTAACAACTTTTCTAGCAGCTTACAATTATCTTAAGTGTTTTGGGGTGAAAGAAAGGGtggataataaattaataataacataggaatgttaagaaaattattaattatatgaataaaaaaatatcatcatcatcattggtgctacagccctataaaagagcctcgaccttcccaagtctattacgccagtcagttctatccattgccaactgttgccagtttgctgcgcctatttgtctaccatcctcatctacaccatccctccatctgaattttggtctacccctatttctacttcccacaggttgtgacataaggattcttctaggagggttgttctgctgtgatcttgccagatgtcctgcccatcttagtcttcctatttttataaaggatactacgtctttaccaccaaatatatgtttatatctgtgatatatctcgtagttgtacctccttctccaaacaccattttcacagatgccaccaaatattcttctcaggatccttcgttcaaatataagcaggagattttcatctgccttggaaatggtccatgtctccgacccatatgtcaacactggttgtataagggttttgtatatggttatttttgttttttggcttaagtttctgcttctcatatgtctactcagtccaaaatagcatttgtttgttggattattcttcgcttgatttctttcgTCATGatgttctccttggtgatcaaggagcctaagtatgtgaatttgtccaccacttcaaaggtagaattatcaaccgtgaattggtggccgatgtttctggctctattgttgggtgttgatgccattatcttagttttattttcatttacttgcaggcccatattttttgcagcgtttgacaaggtggtatacatttcttctagcttgcgtgttgtgcgggcaactagatcaacatcatctgcatatgccaaaatttggaatgatttattaaaaatgtttcctctgctggctatttgggcatccctgaccgccttttccaaagctatgttgaaaaggagacacgccagcgcatctccctgtcgcagcccaacatccgtttcaaatgcctgtgattgttcgccctgtatttcgactttgcaaacaactttacgcattgtagccttaaccaatcttatcagtttatcggggatgtggaattcatccatggcttcatacaatttatttcttaggacactattataggccgatttaaaatctacgaaaagatggtatgtgtcgatattgaattcattggtttttttccagtatttgccttagcacaaagatctggtctgttgttgatcgaccaggcctaaaaccactttgatattcgccaaaaagctcctctgaatattcactcaggcgaccatataaaatactcgaaaatattttgtatgctgtattaaggagggttattcccctacagtttctacattctaattcatcgccctttttgtgtagcgggcaaacgatcccaatacaccactcttctgggatttgttcctcattccaggctctcagtaaaACTAAGCTCAATAGTTCGTTTTTTCGTATTCTGAAGAGTATTCAAGAATCCTGTTAACTTTGAAGCAGTGTAAAACCAgataaattaatgaaattaacaaatttttagtgtaaattatttgttgaaaaaCCGTCTATAAAATTGCTTTgatgttattttattgtaaaatgattaGAAAGAAAGTTAATAAtgcccaaaagaaaatttgttaaaaaattttcagttatttttgtttataacttgtttattttctattctacGATAAAAAGTAATCGGAATAAAGTTGtggacaatttaatttgctataaataatttttgatgacaTTTTCTGTAAGTTTACTAGTGTACGATATACAGTGCGAAAACCTTTTGTACCCAATTTTTCTAAATGGCGGCCGGAAGATAAGGGAGTgaccccacaaacttgaactCAAGTTTATACTAACCACACTCTCTGTATAACTGCCCAGGATGAAATAGGATAAGGCTGAATACAAAAGGtagcaaagcagtccctgcatctctgccTAATGCTTTATATACCACGTGACCTTCTctttggtcatttaggtcacgtggtcgataaacccggcaaattagaaagagatgcaggaacTACTtggcgtcagttttctctgtcgcactggagagaatgggctggtattgcaacgatcagtctatcttgtataaTATGCTTATGAGCATAaccaaacctaacctaaccttcaAACCGTACTATAAAAGAACTCGTTAATATTGCCCTTACAATTTTACAGTCATAAAGAAACCTAATATAAATACAGCACTGAGTATATTTATTAAACATAGAACATATctttcttatttaaaatataaaaacatgtataaaatttaattgtacaGTAATGTCACTTATGGCATCGGGCTTAAGCcctaaataaaaacaaacttacgTCAGTCCTTCCTATAAGTTCCAGTAGCCGCACAGTATTAACTACAACATGGTCAAGATCAGTATTTCCACTTGTACAGACTATTCCTTCAATTTTGATTTCGCCTCTATTTTGGGCATGTAATAAATGCAGCAATGCCATGTAGTCGTCCGTCCCAACATCTACATCTAATATAACTCTCCTCAtcttcatttttagtttatttgatTAGAATCTGTAACAAATTAAATCTATAATTAATATACTATATAGGTTAAATGGGAAAGTGAATATAAGatttctttttaatattgtttttcttgAAATGATATTTAATAAATACTGTTAGTTGATAGTATTCCGATCAAGGTAGCTAGGAGGTAGAGATATATTTGCCTTTGGTGTCCAATTATAAAAGTTCCATTCTTACTACATAATAAAAAAGTGTTGCTAACGTCACCTTTTCAAAGTTCCTGACAAACCGCTAAGTCGTAAACTGTTTAGTTTAACTCTTCTGAGGTATGTAAgagatattattattttattgacaATATTTTGTAAGGTGAGGAATTAAAGTTTTCTAGTAAACATAACTATTTtatcttatgtaaaattttatacTGAATACGAATATGTAGGTCGTCCATTTTAAAAAGTGATATCAATTTTATAATTTG containing:
- the LOC140437633 gene encoding pyrimidine-specific ribonucleoside hydrolase RihA-like, which translates into the protein MKMRRVILDVDVGTDDYMALLHLLHAQNRGEIKIEGIVCTSGNTDLDHVVVNTVRLLELIGRTDIPVFKGARRELILLDNIERYHGEDGLGDLYYDSDPDLSIVSKTPAAVAIHDIVDAHPNAVSLICVGPLTNLALSLKLYDDLAAKIKDVWIMGGNYTGVGNVSRAAEFNFHVDPEAAYIALENLKCPIYVLPWETCLLPKIPLEWRFEALGNATPELTLLTKAEEIIYKKHNREHWIPCDTFLTFAFTNPDEHIVKSSIHHASVELHGDLTRGQVVLDHLKMNQPNVVIIENIDSQLFVKEMLKCTKSLIC